Genomic DNA from Archangium lipolyticum:
GTGGGGGACTTCAACAGCTGGGACGGCCGGCTGCACGCGATGCGGCGCATGGGCGCCTCGGGCATCTGGGAGCTCTTCGTCCCCGAGGTCGGCGAGGGCACGCGCTACAAGTTCGAGATCCGCCCGGGCGCCGGTGGGCGCCTCTTGAAGTCGGATCCGTACGCCTTCCGCACGGAGGTGCCTCCGGCCACCGCGTCGGTGGTGCACGACCTGAACCACTTCCAGTGGACGGACGAGCAGTGGATGACGGGCCGCACCACCAAGAACGTGCACCACGAGCCGTGGAGCGTCTACGAGGTGCACCTGGCCTCGTGGCGGCGCGTCATCGAGGACGGAGACCGCTCCCTGTCGTACCGGGAGATGGCGCCCGCGCTCGCGGACTACGTGAAGCGGATGGGCTTCACGCACGTGGAGCTGATGCCGGTGGCGGAGCACCCCTTCGGAGGCTCCTGGGGCTACCAGGTGGGCAACTACTACGCGCCCACCGCGCGCTTCGGACACCCGGATGACTTCCGGTACCTCGTCAACTACCTGCACGAGCAGGGCATCGGCGTGCTCCTGGACTGGGTGCCGGGACACTTCCCCCGGGACGCGCACGCGCTGGGCCAGTTCGACGGCACGGCCCTCTACGAGCACGCGGACCCGCGTCAGGGCACGCAGCCGGATTGGGGCACCTACGTCTTCAACTTCGGCCGCAACGAGGTGCGCAACTTCCTCATCGCCAACGCCCTCTTCTGGTTGGAGGAGTACCACATCGACGGTCTGCGCGTGGACGCGGTGGCGTCGATGCTCTACCTCGACTACAGCCGCAAGCACGGCGAGTGGGTCCCCAACCGCTGGGGCGGCCGGGAGAACGAGGAGGCCATCTCCTTCCTGCGCGAGCTCAACGACACCGTGAACCGCAAGTTCCCGGGCGCGGTGATGATCGCCGAGGAATCCACCGCGTGGCCCAAGGTGAGCCAGCCCACCAGCGAGGGGGGCCTCGGCTTCCACTTCAAGTGGAACATGGGCTGGATGCACGACACGCTGACGTACTACTCGAAGGATCCGATCTACCGGCAGCACCACCACAACCAGCTCACCTTCGGTCTGCTGTATGCCTTCAGCGAGCACTTCATGCTGCCGCTGAGCCATGACGAGGTGGTGCACGGCAAGGGGTCGCTGTACGGGAAGATGCCGGGAGACGCGTGGCAGAAGCGCGCGAACCTGAGGGCGCTGTTGGCGTGGATGTGGGCGCACCCGGGCAAGAAGCTGCTCTTCATGGGCGGCGAGTTCGGCCAGCCCGCCGAGTGGAACAATGACCGGAGCCTGGACTGGCACCTGCTGGGGGATCCGGGCCATGCGGGCATCCAGGCGATGATGGCGGACCTGAACAGGCTCTACCGGAGCCACCCGGCGCTGTACGACGCGGACAGCGAGCCGGTGGGCTTCCAGTGGTTGCAGCCGGACTCGGCGGCGGCGAACGTGCTGGCCTTCGTGCGGCGTTCGAGACAGCCGGGAGGCCACGTGGTGTGCATCGCCAACCTGTCGCCCGTGCCCCGCGAGAACTACCGCGTCGGCTTCCCCCGGCACGGCAGCTACGTGGAGCTGTTGAACACGGATGCCCAGGACTACGGCGGCTCCGGCATCGGCAACAAGGGGCGCATCCACACCGAGCCCCAGGGCTGGGACGGCCAGGATGCCTCGGCCGTGCTGACGCTGCCCCCGCTGTCCGTGCTCTGGTTCACCCCGGGGTAGGCCAGCCCTCGAAGGCAGCCCATCCGCCTGGAGGCTCGGCGATTCCGAGAGCCTCCAGGCACTCTCGAGCCAGCGAAGTCCAGGCGGGCTCGAATGGCCGCGTGGGCTCAGCCCGGGCAACCATCTCGGCGAAGGCTCGCACCCGAGGAGCCGCGTTCCGGAAGCGCTCCGCGTCCGCGCTTCCCCAGGTTTTTTCGCAGAAAGCCGCGAGCGTCTCCAAGCGCGAACTCAACACCGAGTGCAACTCGGACGGAGACGCCTGTGTACACCATTGCGAATAGAGACGCGGAGCAGCCAGCACGTAGAGGAGGTTGAGCGCTTCGGCGACCTTCGCGGCCTCCTGTACGAACGCTTCCTCAACCACAGTAGGGCCCCAGGCGAACGTTCTCCTCACCGGCATTTGCGCTTCTCCGGCTTGTTCGCCACGCACTGCCGCATGGGCGCGAACGTCTCCTCGGCCTGCTTCAGGACCTCCTCGGCAGGCCTCGCGCACTCGCTGACGGCGAGGGTCCCCCGGATCTCGAAGAGCCGGAGGATCTCCTGGCACCGGGACTGGAAGGTGCTCACCCCCTGGAGGAAGAGCGGCCGCATCACCTCGGGCGTGAAGGCATACCCCGAGGCGGTCGCCAGGGTCGCCTCGGGTCGGTACATCCACGAGCTGCGCCAGCTCGACGCCACCTGCTCGAAACGCGCCGGCCCCACCCAGGGGCTGGTGGCGACCTCGAAGCCCGGTGCCAGCGCGGGCGGCGTGAAGCCCTCCCCCGTGCGGTTGCAGAACTTCGTCGCGTTCGCCCGCGAGGCGACCCCCGCCAGCCGATCCATGCAGAGGTTGTACTCGGTGAAGCGCCGCGCGACGGCCGCCATCTCCCCCTGCTGGACCTCTCCCACCCTCGGTTGCGCGACGAACAAGTCGAGCGTCCGCATCAGCACGCCAAAGGCATGCGGCGGGTTGGGGATCGGCTCCGGCTCCAGCCCCGCGGTGGAGATGATCAGCACGCGCTCGGCGCCACGCTGCACCGCCTGGAGCAGGGGCAGCCCCGAGCGCACCCCTCCATCCACGAACGTTCCCCGCGTCCTGCCGGACTTCGAGGGCACCCAGTCCACCGGCTCCGCGAGCACCGGCTCGACGATGGAGGCCATGATCGCCTGGATGAGGCCCTCCACGCGCTCCGACTCGCTCGCGGTGGCGGAGAAGTCCGAGGGATCCTGATCGCTGATGCCGTAGATGGCACCCGTGGCGTAGTCCACCGAGACGGAGACGAGCTCCGTGTGGTTGGTGAGCATGGCGGGGGTGATGGCGTCCTTCAGCTTGTTCTGGATGCCGTCGAAGCGCACCAGCCCGCGGACATCGTCCACGAGCTCCCAATCCCACGCGGAATTGACGCAGTACAGGTCCGACTCCACCGAGCACGTGTAGTTGCTCACGAGCAGCTCGCGCGCGGCGCGCTCCTGTCCCGGCGTGTGGAACTTGTCGATCAACGCTCCGATGAGCGTCCCCGTGCTGGCCCCGGCCACCAGATCGATCCCCGCGTCGCCACAGCCCTCGGGAGCGGCCTTTCCCCGGCACTGCTCGAGGATGCCCAGCAGCCGCCAGAGCGCCCCGGCGGTGAAGGCCCCGTTGGCCGCTCCACCACTCAGCACGAGCGCGGTGGAGGGACGCTGAAGCGCGCGGTGCCACCGGCGGGCATGGATGTACTGCGCGGCGGCCTCGGCGCCCTCCTGGATGCCCTTCTCGAGCTCCTCCTTGCCGAGCGGCTTGCCCACGGCCAGCTGAAGCGCCGCCAGCGAGGGGGCGATCGAGATGGCGTTCGCCAGGAAGCGGGCCGCGTCGATCTCCGTCGCATCGGGAGCGGAGGGATCCACCGTGCTGGGGGCCTTGGGCAGGCCCCAGGGCGACTTCGTCCCTGCGTCACGGAACTCCTGGTAGCAGGGGCCGGTGTCGGCGCCCGCCGCGTTGGACAGGCAGCCCACCAGGGTGACGAGGGGCGCGGGTGACCTGCCCAGCTCGGACATCCAGCCCGCGACCGTGGCCGGCGCGAGGTACGCGTCGGCCAGGTGATCGCGCGTCAGCCGTCCCACCCTCTCGGTCACCGTCACCGTGGGAGCCTGGCTGGG
This window encodes:
- the glgB gene encoding 1,4-alpha-glucan branching protein GlgB, whose protein sequence is MKKPMDRQQVDAELQQVVELRHPEPHRVLGIHPDGDGMVVRAYRPDAVSIHVVPEFGGRIPMTHRQGGVFEARLNGKTEAFNYLLEVEYPGNKTFTLRDPYSFLPTLGDMDLYFAGEGRHEQLWKRMGAHPIHHHGINGVAFAVWAPTAAGVSVVGDFNSWDGRLHAMRRMGASGIWELFVPEVGEGTRYKFEIRPGAGGRLLKSDPYAFRTEVPPATASVVHDLNHFQWTDEQWMTGRTTKNVHHEPWSVYEVHLASWRRVIEDGDRSLSYREMAPALADYVKRMGFTHVELMPVAEHPFGGSWGYQVGNYYAPTARFGHPDDFRYLVNYLHEQGIGVLLDWVPGHFPRDAHALGQFDGTALYEHADPRQGTQPDWGTYVFNFGRNEVRNFLIANALFWLEEYHIDGLRVDAVASMLYLDYSRKHGEWVPNRWGGRENEEAISFLRELNDTVNRKFPGAVMIAEESTAWPKVSQPTSEGGLGFHFKWNMGWMHDTLTYYSKDPIYRQHHHNQLTFGLLYAFSEHFMLPLSHDEVVHGKGSLYGKMPGDAWQKRANLRALLAWMWAHPGKKLLFMGGEFGQPAEWNNDRSLDWHLLGDPGHAGIQAMMADLNRLYRSHPALYDADSEPVGFQWLQPDSAAANVLAFVRRSRQPGGHVVCIANLSPVPRENYRVGFPRHGSYVELLNTDAQDYGGSGIGNKGRIHTEPQGWDGQDASAVLTLPPLSVLWFTPG
- a CDS encoding patatin-like phospholipase family protein — encoded protein: MTRPFSWFLALVALTACSCHFARTDFILETLNKPAEKGDPSQAPTVTVTERVGRLTRDHLADAYLAPATVAGWMSELGRSPAPLVTLVGCLSNAAGADTGPCYQEFRDAGTKSPWGLPKAPSTVDPSAPDATEIDAARFLANAISIAPSLAALQLAVGKPLGKEELEKGIQEGAEAAAQYIHARRWHRALQRPSTALVLSGGAANGAFTAGALWRLLGILEQCRGKAAPEGCGDAGIDLVAGASTGTLIGALIDKFHTPGQERAARELLVSNYTCSVESDLYCVNSAWDWELVDDVRGLVRFDGIQNKLKDAITPAMLTNHTELVSVSVDYATGAIYGISDQDPSDFSATASESERVEGLIQAIMASIVEPVLAEPVDWVPSKSGRTRGTFVDGGVRSGLPLLQAVQRGAERVLIISTAGLEPEPIPNPPHAFGVLMRTLDLFVAQPRVGEVQQGEMAAVARRFTEYNLCMDRLAGVASRANATKFCNRTGEGFTPPALAPGFEVATSPWVGPARFEQVASSWRSSWMYRPEATLATASGYAFTPEVMRPLFLQGVSTFQSRCQEILRLFEIRGTLAVSECARPAEEVLKQAEETFAPMRQCVANKPEKRKCR